In the Mesoplodon densirostris isolate mMesDen1 chromosome 11, mMesDen1 primary haplotype, whole genome shotgun sequence genome, GGTTAGGGTTTCTTTTGAGATACAGATTTATGTTCGGTCTTAAACATTGTTTTTTTACTTGTGTGTTGTCTTCTTGCtcttctagaaaaaaaagaaaaattatccaagATGACTGTCACTTACTCCAGTAAAGTAGCAAATGCGACTTTTTTTGGATTTCATAGGTTACTCTTCAAGTGGAGAGGCAGCATCTACAAACTACTATACAGGGAATTTATTGTTTTTGCTGTACTTTACACAGCAATAAGTTTTATGTACAGGTACTTTCCTTTGCGTGTGTCCTTAATGGCCATTAGATAGCATATATGAATACAGTCTCAAAAATCCAAGCCCTTTGGCTGCCACTGGCTTTTGCATTATGTGACCTCCTCCTTTGCACAATCCTCTGTTGCCTACTTCTCCCCAGGACTGGGTATTTTAATCCACACCTAACCATTTTTAGGATGTTAAATAGACCCTAACCGTCATGTTCAGGTGGCTCTCATTCCAGCCCCACTTTAATTGGTCATGATGAGGTATTAGTTGTGCTTCAAGAATTTTGCTATAGGCATAAAATGAAAGATTTATACCTAGAACCTCACTAAGTGATGATTTTGAATGGCAAAGTCCACAGACAAATAATTATTTGTGCTTCTCTGAACTATGTTATTCATAGTTTGAGTTTCTGATTTGACAGTTTGCAGTGACTACCTACATAATTAACATGTTCATGAATAGTGTGTATCAGGcaactttccttcctctttcctggaATGATGAAATCTTATCCAAGTTGGTGCCCCCAACCTTACCAATATCTCAATTAAAGAAAAGGCCTGaaaactaatttattttctttatatcttctgaGTTCAGGGCACATTATATTCATAAAAGACGTTTATTCTTTATAACCTCACAACCTTTCCCTGTCAGATTGACAGGAAATATGAGCAACATCATGTCCAAGAAATACTTTTATAACTAAAAATTATagtcttaataaaattttatcagtATTATAAAAGGGAagctttattagttttttaaattaatattgattgcatacatttcttctctggggaaagttaaaacttaaaatagaaaagCTAAAGGTTTTTGAGGCTGTATTTCCACCTTTACTGTGTTcatcagtttgttctttttcttctgcatACAATGGACAAATTTGTGAATCATTGTTTTCACCTACATTCTTCCTTGCAGCAACAGGACACCATGTGAAGAAGAGGGACGTTAATTTGGCTAGCTGATAATGACCAAAATTAGAATAGGAAGAATTACTTTTGCTACATATCGAAACTACAGTtccaaacaaatgtatatattggTATACATTTTGGCAAAATATCTTTACAAggaaagttttattaaaaatctctaataatttttcagatttgtCTTCTAAATACGGTATTATTTTGATGATTTATTTATGTGTCACCTACTCCTTCAGAATATGAAATGGTGGAAGACACATGACGTTTCAGGATAATTGtctcattagtttatttttactaATGTGAATTTATTGCTGCTACTGCTTCTTAGAATAGAATAGCTCTTAGAACAGTTGCATTGTAGCCAGAAATGCTCCATGGGGCCTTAACTTTGACTCCAATATCTTATTTATACCCCACAAAATTGTATGCACATATGTTTTCTAAAGACCAAAGAGTGCTTACATTTATAACAATAATCATTAGTTCAAgccacttttcattttttaaagttcaaatgtaaaagtttattaaaatagaCCCTTATATGTTGATCAAAGCTCTACCAAGAACTACAGGTTGAATCTGTCAAGAAAGTCAGACATACCTGTAGACAAAGACAGACATAGTTTCATTCTCATGTCTACTAATGATGCTAAGTTTTTAAATCCTGTTATAAGCAAATAGTTATACCTAGCAAAAAAATCATAAGACAGAACCAGAATTCACTAGTTTGATtatatctctttttattttgggATGGATTTGACAAAATACTCACTGTGGTACTTTCTAGCTAGTAAGATTTCTATGTGTCTATCagctaaatattttttcctttggccaaCTATTAATAGTAACAAccactttattatttcttaattgtGACACCATATGCTAAGTggttttatatatcatatattctttaatcctcataacattCCTGATACATATAAATAGatattaatatccccatttacaaatgagaaaactgggactcagagagatttaaaaatatgctCCAAATCCAAATCTGTTAAGTGGCAgatctgggattcaaacctggctctgtTAAACCCTACGGTCTGTGCTCTCCAAATTTAAATTCTCTCTGATCATTTTTATTTGAGTACCAGAAAGCATTCTGGCTGTAACTTGCCATCAGCATGACCTTGATAGGCCTGTCCACCCGGTGATGCCTCTCTTGTCAGCTTTTCTTGATTTCAGAATTTCTGACACCTCTTCCAAGCTGAGGCAGGAACTCCAAGCCCACCCTGTACCCACACACCTCCTTGGTCAGCACCAGCTCCCAGATCTTCATCTGCAGTCTGGTCTGTGGCTCACTGTCACCTCATTATCCCTCTGTGTCCTTCTTCAAAGTTCTACTGACCCAAATAGGCCTCTGACACATGCTATGATGAGTGTTTCCAGGGGATTCCTTTCTCCCTTGGAAAagctgcattcattcatttattcaaattcatctgtgttttctttctggaTTTTGATCATTATTACTAACCTGCCTTGAGATAGTTCTTCTGATTCTGAATCTCCTCCTTGCAACATAAATACCAATAATAGCTTCATTAAATGGATTTATGTTTAACAATACCAGAAAATGGGTTTGCGTCAGATCcacaatataaatttttatatttatactataGAAGTAAAACCCCACCaaacataattataaaaatttcacTACTAATTgttaaatctgtgttgttttatattataaatgtatattttaaattcttttatttcgaaaattttttaaaagatttttttttgatgtgcaccatttttaaagtcgttattgaacttgttacaatattgcttctgttttatgttttggtgttttggccccaaggcatgtgggatcttagctccccgaccagggatcgaacccataccccaTGCATTACAAGGCAaaatctcaaccactggactgccagggaaatcccttaaATAACTgtaggctttaaaataaacagtTATAACATCCCTTGAAGTACAACATGTATAATCAAGAATGTACTAAGTAGCATATTCATGAAAAAGTAAGATCAGGATGTCGAATCCAGGGTTATTATTCAATAATTACTTAATAAGTGCAATCCACTTAAGGCACTCTTTTTTTAAGTACATATGATGAATAATTGGAAAATGGACTCTTTTATGAAGTATTTTGCTCTAAATCCAACGCATTaatcatataaaaattttaaaatatgaagtatttaaaaataaaatggttactATGTCCCCCTGTGTAATGACCAACAACATTTATGTACTAAAAATGTTAGTTCTTAAAACATTCAGCAGTTAAAAAGGTTTTGAGATACATCAGCttaggtagaaaagaaaaaattattgctccttaaaaaaaaaaatgaggttattTTTGCTTAATTGTTTGCACTGAATGTCACTTGCAAAGCAGGTGCAGAAGTATAATATCATAAAGGgctgtgcattttatttttgctCCAGATTGTTACTTACAGGAGCCCAAAAACGTTACTTTGAAAAATTATCAATTTACTGTGACAGATATGCTGAACAAATTCCAGTAACCTTTGTGCTTGGTAAGTATAGGTCACATGCAGAATGCAGCCACACAGCTGTCTCTGTTAGGATAACACCAATGACTCTGCATGGGAGTGTTTCCAAGCTGAGAGGCATGCCTGAAAAGTCACTGCTTGCAATAGAACCAGAATCATCCATAAGGTTTACCTTCAAGGCTGCTTTTGCTAAATTAACAACCAACAAGTTTGAGGTAATAATCTGCTCTTGGACAATTCAGCTTTATTTTCACTAACTCTCCATTTTTGCCGTCAATATTTGAGTTCTAATACCCACTTACTGGGTGCTACAGCATTGCGAGGCacaagttacattttttttctggaggGCAAAATCATTAGATATGGATAACAACATATTTTTTACACCCCGAtccctaaaaaaactaaaattctgCTGAAAGCATCAGTGTCAACAATATGTCTACAGTAagaaattgctttacaatttccTGTTATTCTACAGGGTTTTATGTTACTCTGGTGGTGAACCGATGGTGGAACCAGTTTGTGAATCTGCCCTGGCCAGACAGGCTGATGTTTCTCATCTCCAGCAGTGTTCATGGAAGTGACGAGTATGGGCGCCTGCTAAGGAGGACACTGATGCGCTACGTCAACCTCACATCCCTGCTCATCTTCCGCTCGGTGAGCACGGCTGTGTACAAAAGGTTTCCAACGATGGACCATGTGGTTGAAGCAGGTATTGGAAATGACTTTTCCTTCCATGGGGCTCCTCTTGACCTCGATCAGAACTTTCAAAGTTCCtctgaaaatgctttttatttattcattcattcaagaaacatttactgaTTACCTATCATGTGCCAGAAACAGTCTTAAGAGGTAAAAATGAATAAGtcatggttcctgccctcaagacATTTACTTGGGGGGCCGAGCAAAGGAAACAGCAGACAGTCAACCTCAAATTAAGTTGCAGTCACATGGtccataatataataattatcatATTTATTCAAACCTTCTGTAATATCGCCTTACATTTtctagcactttacagtttatgcactttcataaatattatttcatacGGACCTCAAAAAAACCAtgagagattcagagaggttatgGCCTGCTCTGGATCACATAGCTCATTAGTGGGAGCGCCAAAATTTCAATTCAGGCTCAGAACTCCTAACTTAATCCTTCCCCCCAACACCTACCAAACAGTAGATTCTGGTAGGAACCAGAAATGCGGCTTTTCATCTAGGCAGAGCCTGAGAGGTGGCAGTAAAAGGCTGCTTTAGTGAGGGTCTGTTGTCCCTCCTATTCCTCAGGGTAGATGCAGTTTTGTACCTGGGCTTCTGGACACAGGATGCTAAGAACAAATCACGTTTGAAGAATGGTTCTCTTTGGTGTGTTAATACTTAGCAAAGAAGCTGTTAAACCAGCCTTCAAGgggatgaggattaaatgagatcattgtTGGCACGTACAGAATAAAAATGGGGTTTTGCGCTGGGTTGTCTTTGATCCATCTGAGAGTATGTTGGaatgtataaatgaatatatagCAGATATAGGACCCATGAGATGATTCTGCCTTTATACTGAGTACAGTCTCAAATTAGGTTGCTTTATCCAGTCTCCTTTTCTGAAatgtccttgaaaaaaaaaaatatatatatatatttaagagtagcatggtttgtttgtttttggaggtTTGGGGGCTTTTGTTTGATTTGGTTTTGTCTTCTCAGATGGCGACATAGATAGTGACTCAGAACACAGAGTAAGAGTTCAAATCCTTCTCTATCGCTTACTGGCTACATGACCTTGTCTGAGTTACTTTACCTTTCtaatgcttcagtttcctcatccatagagTGAGTTTAGAGTGATTTATAATACCTTTTACCTCATATACCTCATAGgcttgttgtgatgatt is a window encoding:
- the BEST3 gene encoding bestrophin-3 isoform X2, whose protein sequence is MFLISSSVHGSDEYGRLLRRTLMRYVNLTSLLIFRSVSTAVYKRFPTMDHVVEAERIGNKPILPKSFEKQSF